The following proteins are encoded in a genomic region of Doryrhamphus excisus isolate RoL2022-K1 chromosome 6, RoL_Dexc_1.0, whole genome shotgun sequence:
- the blm gene encoding recQ-like DNA helicase BLM isoform X3: protein MSILPQNNLKEQLARHSNSAQSRLSLAKPKTGAFCFKKKSTSGTDRVEIPTKPERTQKSKINNFFSVSPKLDITSDGVSAPATQVQSVSPPNNNKQVLSSNNDSTSKLLDASLGFQMDDWYDLDDFETPTKAKNDSFSDGITNTARSTGTVLVEDETQSTRGQSCLEADNTQVTPVPSPLPAVCEVDDSPVNISRRRHPLYLKCVVSDSEEDDDVPEPFEKQEKEEPASNKKCTDSKSIQIDDNSEPEDQFEYIAPSPVRPERSYNKSPVDSISKPSFNAGSSNSPLHCKSSSVTLHEAPDQHCRDKTNDELFSIMESICAMVDSIPEHELIALSCGNELLLRRAQRKRILVTGAVAFPRTQQPDSTVISDPGLKDKSSSSSASCSFLSAQSKRAPQIRRSPVISPDCDSDHSDSVITVKPSVSQKSVVEIDSFCDSLSSSSFTKASQNIPSIKKTNVDLDCEDLFFTPKKKMETTVQIKSNPQEHMEPDDFYIDDFDIDDLNDSDIPDYFDKPQSSSEPLNSFSTAQTVEKKGGQSKASWENKLATPAPVSKSAKICSPEPTFRNPAHDRFRGFNFSHTQEMMKIFHKRFGLHQFRFNQLEAINAALLGEDEFVLMPTGGGKSLCYQLPACLSPGVTVVISPLKSLIVDQVQKLTTLDIPATSLSGDKSDSEAGKIYMQLSRKEPIIKLLYVTPEKVSASNKLISALQNLYERGLLARFVIDEAHCVSQWGHDFRPDYKRLNELRQKFPKVPMMALTATATPRVQKDILNQLNMTRPQVFTMSFNRANLKYSVLPKKPKKVDEDCINWIKKHYPRDSGIVYCLSRNDCDAMAESLQRAGLLALSYHAGLRDGDREYVQSKWINQDGCQVICATIAFGMGIDKPDVRYVIHASLPKSVEGYYQESGRAGRDGDISHCILFYTYADVHRIKRMLTMDKEGDRNTKTTHFNNLHSMVHFCENIMECRRTQLLAYFGEMKFNGSFCKDHPDVSCDNCTRPNQYKMRDVTEEVKRIVRFVQENCEKVGARFGRTPQQNRLTLNMLVDIFVGSKSAKIQTGMFGMGGSYSKHNADRLFKKLVLENYLMEDLYITNNGQAVAYVSAGPKASNVLSGHVQVDFYETESASSARKNKATVAKNVSQRDQMVQECLKELTDLCKHLGKAFGIHYFNIFSTATLKKISERLSSNPEVLLQIDGVTEDKLDKYGAEVIQVLEKYSQWEVPAEQQPEDEGWIDTTRGRSAVDYEDEEDGDSSTYFRNQSAQGQKRKKTPFFKYSKKRKGYGGSNYNSKGRGSTNNKTWSSSSSRGGTKACPQSTGRGSRGASGDSSSGRRPGFLAAPTPQNSQRPFLKPAFSHIG from the exons ATGTCCATTCTTCCTCAGAATAATTTGAAGGAGCAGCTGGCGAGACACAGCAATTCTGCACAAAGTAGGCTGTCGCTGGCTAAACCTAAAACGGG ggcattttgttttaaaaagaaGTCTACCTCCGGCACAGACAGGGTGGAAATCCCAACCAAG CCCGAGAGAACTCAAAAATCCAAAATCAACAACTTCTTCTCTGTAAGTCCCAAGCTGGACATCACCTCGGACGGTGTCAGTGCTCCAGCTACCCAGGTTCAGTCTGTATCTCCACCAAACAACAACAAGCAGGTTCTCAGCAGCAACAATGACAGCACCTCCAAACTCTTGGATGCATCGCTTGGGTTCCAGATGGACGACTGGTATGATCTGGATGACTTTGAAACTCCCACCAAAGCAAAGAATGACTCATTCAGTGACGGAATTACCAACACAGCAAGGAGCACTGGGACAGTTTTAGTTGAAGACGAAACTCAATCCACAAGGGGGCAGTCTTGTCTAGAAGCAGATAATACTCAAGTTACACCTGTTCCAAGTCCTCTTCCAGCAGTGTGTGAAGTGGATGATTCTCCAGTGAACATATCCAGAAGGCGTCATCCGCTTTATCTAAAATGTGTTGTTAGTGACAGTGAAGAGGACGATGATGTCCCTGAGCCgtttgaaaaacaagaaaaagaggaGCCAG CCTCTAATAAAAAATGTACTGACTCAAAGTCAATACAGATTGATGACAACTCGGAGCCTGAAGATCAGTTTGAATACATAGCACCATCTCCAGTGCGACCTGAGCGCTCTTACAACAAATCCCCTGTGGACTCCAT ATCCAAGCCGTCCTTCAATGCTGGAAGTAGCAACAGTCCTTTGCATTGTAAAtcctccagtgtgacccttcaTGAAGCCCCTGACCAACACTGTAGAGACAAGACAA ATGATGAGCTGTTTAGTATCATGGAGTCAATTTGTGCTATGGTGGATTCCATCCCTGAACATGAGCTCATCGCACTGTCTTGTGGCAATGAGCTTCTGCTGAGGAGAGCTCAAAG GAAGAGGATTCTTGTTACCGGTGCTGTTGCCTTCCCGAGGACGCAACAGCCTGACAGCACTGTGATTTCTGATCCTGGCTTGAAAGATAAATCTTCCTCCTCCAGTGCATCCTGCAGCTTTTTGTCAGCCCAGTCAAAGAGGGCTCCTCAGATCAGGAGATCGCCTGTCATCTCCCCGGACTGTGACTCTGATCACTCTGACAGTGTTATCACAGTAAAGCCATCGGTTAGCCAGAAATCAGTCGTGGAAATTGACAGTTTCTGTGATTCTCTATCAAGCTCCAGCTTCACAAAAGCATCTCAGAATATCCCAAGTATCAAAAAGACAAATGTGGACCTAGATTGTGAGGATCTTTTCTTCACGCCCAAGAAGAAAATGGAGACTACTGTACAGATTAAATCCAATCCACAGGAACACATGGAGCCTGATGACTTTTACATTGATGACTTTGACATCGACGACTTGAATGACTCGGATATTCCTGATTACTTTGATAAACCACAAAGTTCCTCGGAGCCGCTGAACAGCTTCAGCACTGCACAGACAGTCGAGAAGAAAGGTGGGCAGAGCAAGGCCTCATGGGAGAACAAACTTGCAACGCCTGCTCCTGTTTCCAAATCTGCAAAAATATGCTCTCCTG AACCCACCTTCCGAAACCCTGCACATGATCGTTTCCGAGGTTTCAACTTCTCCCACACCCAGGAAATGATGAAGATTTTTCATAAGCGCTTCGGTCTCCATCAGTTCAGGTTCAACCAACTAGAAGCCATCAACGCCGCACTCCTTGGGGAAGACGAGTTTGTACTGATGCCTACAG GTGGGGGTAAAAGTCTGTGCTACCAGTTGCCTGCCTGCCTGTCGCCAGGAGTCACTGTGGTCATCTCACCACTCAAATCTCTCATTGTGGATCAGGTCCAGAAACTCACTACTCTGGAT ATCCCAGCGACGAGCTTGTCGGGTGATAAAAGTGACAGTGAAGCTGGCAAGATCTACATGCAGCTCTCCAGGAAAGAACCCATCATTAAACTCCTCTACGTCACACCTGAGAAG GTCAGTGCCAGCAACAAACTGATTTCTGCCCTGCAGAACCTGTACGAGCGAGGCCTTCTGGCACGCTTCGTCATCGATGAAGCTCACTGCGTCAGTCAG TGGGGTCATGATTTCCGTCCAGACTACAAGAGGTTGAACGAACTCCGTCAGAAGTTCCCCAAAGTTCCTATGATGGCCTTGACCGCCACTGCCACGCCCCGCGTTCAAAAGGACATCTTGAACCAGCTCAACATGACTCGCCCTCAGgt CTTCACCATGAGCTTTAACAGAGCAAACCTCAAGTACTCTGTGTTGCCCAAGAAACCCAAAAAGGTGGATGAGGACTGCATCAATTGGATCAAGAAGCACTACCCAC GTGATTCGGGCATTGTGTACTGCCTATCCCGTAATGACTGCGACGCCATGGCTGAGAGTCTGCAGCGAGCCGGGCTGTTAGCGCTGTCCTATCACGCAGGCCTGAGAGATGGTGACAGAGAATACGTGCAGAGCAAGTGGATCAACCAAGACGGCTGCCAG GTCATCTGTGCTACAATCGCTTTTGGCATGGGCATTGACAAGCCTGACGTGCGTTACGTGATCCACGCCAGTCTTCCTAAATCAGTGGAGGGCTACTATCAAGAGTCTGGAAGGGCCGGCAGGGACGGAGACATCTCTCACTGCATTCTCTTCTACACTTATGCCGACGTGCACCGCATCAAGAGGATGCTCACCA TGGACAAAGAAGGTGACAGAAACACAAAGACCACACACTTCAACAACCTGCACAGCATGGTGCATTTCTGTGAGAACATAATGGAGTGCAGACGGACTCAGTTGCTGGCCTACTTTGGAGAGATGAAATTTAACGGAAGCTTCTGTAAAGACCACCCTGATGTCAGCTGTGACAACTGCACAAGGCCCAAT CAATACAAGATGAGGGACGTCACGGAGGAGGTGAAGAGGATTGTGAGGTTCGTACAGGAGAATTGTGAGAAAGTGGGAGCCAGGTTTGGCCGGACACCTCAACAGAACCGACTGACACTCAACATGCTGGTAGACATTTTCGTAG gTTCGAAATCTGCAAAAATCCAGACGGGCATGTTTGGAATGGGAGGATCTTATTCCAAGCACAATGCGGACCGCCTGTTTAAAAAGCTAGTGCTGGAGAATTACCTGATGGAGGACCTTTACATCACCAACAATGGCCAAGCGGTGGCTTATGTCTCAGCTGGACCCAAAGCTTCAAACGTCCTGTCTGGTCATGTGCAG gtggacttctatgAGACGGAGAGTGCCTCCAGTGCCAGGAAGAACAAAGCCACAGTAGCCAAGAACGTCTCTCAGAGAGACCAGATGGTTCAGGAGTGTCTCAAGGAGCTGACAGACCTGTGCAAGCATCTGGGGAAAGCCTTTGGAATTCACTACTTCAACATCTTCTCCACTGCCACCTTGAAAAAGATCTCTG AGAGGCTGTCCTCCAACCCCGAAGTCCTCCTGCAAATTGATGGTGTGACTGAGGACAAACTGGACAAGTACGGTGCCGAGGTGATCCAGGTCTTGGAGAAGTACTCCCAGTGGGAGGTTCCTG CAGAACAGCAGCCTGAAGATGAAGGCTGGATCGACACAACACGAGGCCGCTCTGCTGTCGACTACGAGGATGAAGAGGACGGAGACTCCTCCACCTACTTCCGAAACCAGAGTGCACAGGGCCAGAAGAGGAAGAAAACCCCTTTTTTCAAGTACTCCAAGAAGAGAAAAGGATATGGAGGCTCAAACTACAACTCTAAAGG TCGAGGCTCTACCAACAATAAGACatggtcctcctcctcctccagaggGGGAACCAAAGCTTGCCCTCAATCCACTGGGCGGGGGTCCAGAGGTGCTTCAGGTGACTCGTCATCAGGCAGGAGGCCTGGCTTCTTGGCGGCACCGACCCCTCAAAACAGCCAGCGACCGTTCTTAAAGCCGGCCTTTTCGCACATAGGCTAG
- the blm gene encoding recQ-like DNA helicase BLM isoform X2: MSILPQNNLKEQLARHSNSAQSRLSLAKPKTGAFCFKKKSTSGTDRVEIPTKVTSPNVLANRNVNVPKNGLVTKPVVTFSNKPERTQKSKINNFFSVSPKLDITSDGVSAPATQVQSVSPPNNNKQVLSSNNDSTSKLLDASLGFQMDDWYDLDDFETPTKAKNDSFSDGITNTARSTGTVLVEDETQSTRGQSCLEADNTQVTPVPSPLPAVCEVDDSPVNISRRRHPLYLKCVVSDSEEDDDVPEPFEKQEKEEPASNKKCTDSKSIQIDDNSEPEDQFEYIAPSPVRPERSYNKSPVDSISKPSFNAGSSNSPLHCKSSSVTLHEAPDQHCRDKTNDELFSIMESICAMVDSIPEHELIALSCGNELLLRRAQRKRILVTGAVAFPRTQQPDSTVISDPGLKDKSSSSSASCSFLSAQSKRAPQIRRSPVISPDCDSDHSDSVITVKPSVSQKSVVEIDSFCDSLSSSSFTKASQNIPSIKKTNVDLDCEDLFFTPKKKMETTVQIKSNPQEHMEPDDFYIDDFDIDDLNDSDIPDYFDKPQSSSEPLNSFSTAQTVEKKGGQSKASWENKLATPAPVSKSAKICSPEPTFRNPAHDRFRGFNFSHTQEMMKIFHKRFGLHQFRFNQLEAINAALLGEDEFVLMPTGGGKSLCYQLPACLSPGVTVVISPLKSLIVDQVQKLTTLDIPATSLSGDKSDSEAGKIYMQLSRKEPIIKLLYVTPEKVSASNKLISALQNLYERGLLARFVIDEAHCVSQWGHDFRPDYKRLNELRQKFPKVPMMALTATATPRVQKDILNQLNMTRPQVFTMSFNRANLKYSVLPKKPKKVDEDCINWIKKHYPRDSGIVYCLSRNDCDAMAESLQRAGLLALSYHAGLRDGDREYVQSKWINQDGCQVICATIAFGMGIDKPDVRYVIHASLPKSVEGYYQESGRAGRDGDISHCILFYTYADVHRIKRMLTMDKEGDRNTKTTHFNNLHSMVHFCENIMECRRTQLLAYFGEMKFNGSFCKDHPDVSCDNCTRPNQYKMRDVTEEVKRIVRFVQENCEKVGARFGRTPQQNRLTLNMLVDIFVGSKSAKIQTGMFGMGGSYSKHNADRLFKKLVLENYLMEDLYITNNGQAVAYVSAGPKASNVLSGHVQVDFYETESASSARKNKATVAKNVSQRDQMVQECLKELTDLCKHLGKAFGIHYFNIFSTATLKKISERLSSNPEVLLQIDGVTEDKLDKYGAEVIQVLEKYSQWEVPEQQPEDEGWIDTTRGRSAVDYEDEEDGDSSTYFRNQSAQGQKRKKTPFFKYSKKRKGYGGSNYNSKGRGSTNNKTWSSSSSRGGTKACPQSTGRGSRGASGDSSSGRRPGFLAAPTPQNSQRPFLKPAFSHIG, translated from the exons ATGTCCATTCTTCCTCAGAATAATTTGAAGGAGCAGCTGGCGAGACACAGCAATTCTGCACAAAGTAGGCTGTCGCTGGCTAAACCTAAAACGGG ggcattttgttttaaaaagaaGTCTACCTCCGGCACAGACAGGGTGGAAATCCCAACCAAGGTAACCAGCCCAAATGTTTTGGCAAACAGGAATGTTAATGTCCCTAAGAACGGTTTGGTAACTAAACCCGTTGTGACGTTTTCAAACAAGCCCGAGAGAACTCAAAAATCCAAAATCAACAACTTCTTCTCTGTAAGTCCCAAGCTGGACATCACCTCGGACGGTGTCAGTGCTCCAGCTACCCAGGTTCAGTCTGTATCTCCACCAAACAACAACAAGCAGGTTCTCAGCAGCAACAATGACAGCACCTCCAAACTCTTGGATGCATCGCTTGGGTTCCAGATGGACGACTGGTATGATCTGGATGACTTTGAAACTCCCACCAAAGCAAAGAATGACTCATTCAGTGACGGAATTACCAACACAGCAAGGAGCACTGGGACAGTTTTAGTTGAAGACGAAACTCAATCCACAAGGGGGCAGTCTTGTCTAGAAGCAGATAATACTCAAGTTACACCTGTTCCAAGTCCTCTTCCAGCAGTGTGTGAAGTGGATGATTCTCCAGTGAACATATCCAGAAGGCGTCATCCGCTTTATCTAAAATGTGTTGTTAGTGACAGTGAAGAGGACGATGATGTCCCTGAGCCgtttgaaaaacaagaaaaagaggaGCCAG CCTCTAATAAAAAATGTACTGACTCAAAGTCAATACAGATTGATGACAACTCGGAGCCTGAAGATCAGTTTGAATACATAGCACCATCTCCAGTGCGACCTGAGCGCTCTTACAACAAATCCCCTGTGGACTCCAT ATCCAAGCCGTCCTTCAATGCTGGAAGTAGCAACAGTCCTTTGCATTGTAAAtcctccagtgtgacccttcaTGAAGCCCCTGACCAACACTGTAGAGACAAGACAA ATGATGAGCTGTTTAGTATCATGGAGTCAATTTGTGCTATGGTGGATTCCATCCCTGAACATGAGCTCATCGCACTGTCTTGTGGCAATGAGCTTCTGCTGAGGAGAGCTCAAAG GAAGAGGATTCTTGTTACCGGTGCTGTTGCCTTCCCGAGGACGCAACAGCCTGACAGCACTGTGATTTCTGATCCTGGCTTGAAAGATAAATCTTCCTCCTCCAGTGCATCCTGCAGCTTTTTGTCAGCCCAGTCAAAGAGGGCTCCTCAGATCAGGAGATCGCCTGTCATCTCCCCGGACTGTGACTCTGATCACTCTGACAGTGTTATCACAGTAAAGCCATCGGTTAGCCAGAAATCAGTCGTGGAAATTGACAGTTTCTGTGATTCTCTATCAAGCTCCAGCTTCACAAAAGCATCTCAGAATATCCCAAGTATCAAAAAGACAAATGTGGACCTAGATTGTGAGGATCTTTTCTTCACGCCCAAGAAGAAAATGGAGACTACTGTACAGATTAAATCCAATCCACAGGAACACATGGAGCCTGATGACTTTTACATTGATGACTTTGACATCGACGACTTGAATGACTCGGATATTCCTGATTACTTTGATAAACCACAAAGTTCCTCGGAGCCGCTGAACAGCTTCAGCACTGCACAGACAGTCGAGAAGAAAGGTGGGCAGAGCAAGGCCTCATGGGAGAACAAACTTGCAACGCCTGCTCCTGTTTCCAAATCTGCAAAAATATGCTCTCCTG AACCCACCTTCCGAAACCCTGCACATGATCGTTTCCGAGGTTTCAACTTCTCCCACACCCAGGAAATGATGAAGATTTTTCATAAGCGCTTCGGTCTCCATCAGTTCAGGTTCAACCAACTAGAAGCCATCAACGCCGCACTCCTTGGGGAAGACGAGTTTGTACTGATGCCTACAG GTGGGGGTAAAAGTCTGTGCTACCAGTTGCCTGCCTGCCTGTCGCCAGGAGTCACTGTGGTCATCTCACCACTCAAATCTCTCATTGTGGATCAGGTCCAGAAACTCACTACTCTGGAT ATCCCAGCGACGAGCTTGTCGGGTGATAAAAGTGACAGTGAAGCTGGCAAGATCTACATGCAGCTCTCCAGGAAAGAACCCATCATTAAACTCCTCTACGTCACACCTGAGAAG GTCAGTGCCAGCAACAAACTGATTTCTGCCCTGCAGAACCTGTACGAGCGAGGCCTTCTGGCACGCTTCGTCATCGATGAAGCTCACTGCGTCAGTCAG TGGGGTCATGATTTCCGTCCAGACTACAAGAGGTTGAACGAACTCCGTCAGAAGTTCCCCAAAGTTCCTATGATGGCCTTGACCGCCACTGCCACGCCCCGCGTTCAAAAGGACATCTTGAACCAGCTCAACATGACTCGCCCTCAGgt CTTCACCATGAGCTTTAACAGAGCAAACCTCAAGTACTCTGTGTTGCCCAAGAAACCCAAAAAGGTGGATGAGGACTGCATCAATTGGATCAAGAAGCACTACCCAC GTGATTCGGGCATTGTGTACTGCCTATCCCGTAATGACTGCGACGCCATGGCTGAGAGTCTGCAGCGAGCCGGGCTGTTAGCGCTGTCCTATCACGCAGGCCTGAGAGATGGTGACAGAGAATACGTGCAGAGCAAGTGGATCAACCAAGACGGCTGCCAG GTCATCTGTGCTACAATCGCTTTTGGCATGGGCATTGACAAGCCTGACGTGCGTTACGTGATCCACGCCAGTCTTCCTAAATCAGTGGAGGGCTACTATCAAGAGTCTGGAAGGGCCGGCAGGGACGGAGACATCTCTCACTGCATTCTCTTCTACACTTATGCCGACGTGCACCGCATCAAGAGGATGCTCACCA TGGACAAAGAAGGTGACAGAAACACAAAGACCACACACTTCAACAACCTGCACAGCATGGTGCATTTCTGTGAGAACATAATGGAGTGCAGACGGACTCAGTTGCTGGCCTACTTTGGAGAGATGAAATTTAACGGAAGCTTCTGTAAAGACCACCCTGATGTCAGCTGTGACAACTGCACAAGGCCCAAT CAATACAAGATGAGGGACGTCACGGAGGAGGTGAAGAGGATTGTGAGGTTCGTACAGGAGAATTGTGAGAAAGTGGGAGCCAGGTTTGGCCGGACACCTCAACAGAACCGACTGACACTCAACATGCTGGTAGACATTTTCGTAG gTTCGAAATCTGCAAAAATCCAGACGGGCATGTTTGGAATGGGAGGATCTTATTCCAAGCACAATGCGGACCGCCTGTTTAAAAAGCTAGTGCTGGAGAATTACCTGATGGAGGACCTTTACATCACCAACAATGGCCAAGCGGTGGCTTATGTCTCAGCTGGACCCAAAGCTTCAAACGTCCTGTCTGGTCATGTGCAG gtggacttctatgAGACGGAGAGTGCCTCCAGTGCCAGGAAGAACAAAGCCACAGTAGCCAAGAACGTCTCTCAGAGAGACCAGATGGTTCAGGAGTGTCTCAAGGAGCTGACAGACCTGTGCAAGCATCTGGGGAAAGCCTTTGGAATTCACTACTTCAACATCTTCTCCACTGCCACCTTGAAAAAGATCTCTG AGAGGCTGTCCTCCAACCCCGAAGTCCTCCTGCAAATTGATGGTGTGACTGAGGACAAACTGGACAAGTACGGTGCCGAGGTGATCCAGGTCTTGGAGAAGTACTCCCAGTGGGAGGTTCCTG AACAGCAGCCTGAAGATGAAGGCTGGATCGACACAACACGAGGCCGCTCTGCTGTCGACTACGAGGATGAAGAGGACGGAGACTCCTCCACCTACTTCCGAAACCAGAGTGCACAGGGCCAGAAGAGGAAGAAAACCCCTTTTTTCAAGTACTCCAAGAAGAGAAAAGGATATGGAGGCTCAAACTACAACTCTAAAGG TCGAGGCTCTACCAACAATAAGACatggtcctcctcctcctccagaggGGGAACCAAAGCTTGCCCTCAATCCACTGGGCGGGGGTCCAGAGGTGCTTCAGGTGACTCGTCATCAGGCAGGAGGCCTGGCTTCTTGGCGGCACCGACCCCTCAAAACAGCCAGCGACCGTTCTTAAAGCCGGCCTTTTCGCACATAGGCTAG